In a genomic window of Methanosarcina horonobensis HB-1 = JCM 15518:
- a CDS encoding GyrI-like domain-containing protein, with protein MATDTSPKPLKIEIIDEKPLVLTGCAYYGDPFYSKGEWNIENEIGLLWKRFYNLYEKYGEKLEKDAVNEVTYEVHIQPDDYHETGKFYVYVGLEVKKTDEMPLEMFCKILPSTKYAVFTFKGKEMFRGGEFIWQEWLPNSEYEEAYPYLILAYHKNRYHGLDNENSEVDYYVPLKLKDG; from the coding sequence ATGGCCACAGATACCTCCCCAAAACCCCTCAAAATAGAGATTATTGATGAAAAACCCCTGGTGCTAACAGGTTGCGCATATTATGGCGATCCATTTTATTCAAAAGGAGAATGGAACATAGAAAACGAAATTGGACTACTCTGGAAGCGCTTTTATAACCTTTATGAAAAGTATGGTGAAAAGCTTGAAAAGGATGCAGTAAATGAAGTTACTTATGAGGTGCATATCCAGCCAGATGACTACCATGAAACTGGAAAATTTTATGTGTACGTAGGCCTTGAGGTTAAAAAAACTGATGAAATGCCTCTTGAGATGTTCTGTAAGATTTTACCGTCCACCAAATATGCCGTATTTACCTTCAAGGGAAAAGAAATGTTCAGAGGAGGAGAATTCATCTGGCAGGAGTGGCTGCCTAACTCCGAATACGAAGAAGCTTATCCCTATTTAATATTAGCTTATCACAAAAACCGCTATCATGGGTTGGATAATGAAAATTCTGAAGTCGATTACTATGTTCCTTTAAAGCTAAAAGATGGCTGA
- a CDS encoding helix-hairpin-helix domain-containing protein, whose product MQEKEKSKVLKELQQIPSVGKSISEDLWDLGIRSVKDLSGRDPEDLYERHSIIKGMPVDKCVLYSFRCAVYYASNEKHDPELLKWWNWKERK is encoded by the coding sequence ATGCAAGAGAAAGAAAAGTCGAAAGTATTGAAAGAGTTACAGCAAATTCCCAGCGTTGGCAAAAGTATTTCGGAAGACTTATGGGATTTGGGGATTCGCTCAGTTAAGGATTTATCCGGAAGAGATCCAGAAGACCTGTATGAGAGACATTCGATTATAAAAGGTATGCCAGTTGACAAATGCGTATTGTATTCATTCCGCTGTGCTGTTTATTATGCTTCAAATGAAAAACATGACCCGGAATTACTGAAATGGTGGAACTGGAAGGAGAGAAAATAA
- a CDS encoding PhzF family phenazine biosynthesis protein, whose amino-acid sequence MKLFQVDAFTNKLFKGNPAGVCILPENFEDNDMLMQNIAMEMNVSETAFVVKKNDEYNLRWFTPETEVEFCGHATLSSAHILWEIGIVKSEDKIIFNTKSGKLFAGKSDNKIELDFPVIEVIEVSSNEMINSALGVEPLFTGTDGKRYLLEINDYNELINMKPNFEKLKEIGKTAFMVTCKSNNDKYDFYSRFFAPAVGINEDPVTGSAHSYLAPYWSRKLHKNVLYTFQASKQGGEIECELNKERVLLRGNAKTVFEITFECRLPGKRIIE is encoded by the coding sequence ATGAAATTATTCCAAGTTGATGCATTCACAAATAAGTTATTTAAAGGGAATCCTGCAGGCGTCTGCATTTTACCTGAGAACTTTGAAGACAATGATATGCTAATGCAAAACATTGCTATGGAAATGAATGTATCAGAGACAGCTTTTGTCGTGAAGAAAAATGATGAGTATAATCTAAGATGGTTTACTCCCGAAACTGAAGTTGAGTTTTGCGGACATGCAACGCTATCGAGCGCTCATATTCTCTGGGAAATTGGAATAGTTAAAAGTGAAGATAAGATAATTTTTAACACAAAATCCGGTAAATTATTTGCAGGAAAAAGCGATAACAAAATTGAATTAGATTTCCCGGTAATAGAGGTAATAGAAGTATCCTCAAATGAAATGATAAATAGTGCTTTAGGAGTAGAACCATTATTTACAGGAACTGATGGGAAACGATACTTGTTAGAGATAAATGACTATAACGAATTAATCAACATGAAACCCAATTTCGAAAAGCTAAAAGAGATAGGAAAGACTGCATTTATGGTCACCTGCAAATCAAACAATGATAAATATGATTTTTATTCAAGATTCTTTGCACCCGCTGTAGGAATAAACGAAGATCCGGTAACAGGTTCTGCACATTCATACTTAGCACCGTACTGGTCAAGAAAACTGCATAAAAATGTGTTATATACATTTCAGGCCTCAAAACAAGGTGGTGAAATTGAATGTGAACTTAACAAAGAACGAGTCTTGTTAAGGGGAAACGCAAAAACAGTTTTTGAGATTACGTTTGAATGCAGGTTGCCTGGAAAACGAATTATAGAGTAA
- a CDS encoding class I SAM-dependent methyltransferase, which translates to MRTDSINHWDIVAEKYCAENRQEKNFHSQIYLAAVNELLGSVNGKRILDAGCGDGFFSLELAQKGALVTAIDGSDAMLNIAKRKHAHDNLQYLNMDLTKKLTFEDKFFDIVVANMSLMDIPEIELFIFEVSRVLKKPGIFVFSITHPCFFLSDWEEDENKTKMYKKIENYLDERVEELNFWGKTLHYHRPLSKYMAAIERAKMCVNSFREPVPSKELIDLYPEQEYHYRIPSFLVIRAKSI; encoded by the coding sequence ATGAGGACGGATAGCATAAACCACTGGGATATTGTTGCTGAAAAATATTGTGCGGAAAACCGTCAGGAAAAAAATTTTCATTCGCAAATATACCTGGCTGCTGTCAATGAGTTATTAGGGAGCGTAAACGGGAAACGTATTCTTGATGCCGGATGTGGTGACGGCTTTTTTTCATTAGAACTTGCACAAAAAGGAGCTCTGGTTACAGCTATTGACGGTTCTGATGCTATGTTAAACATAGCAAAACGCAAGCATGCCCATGATAACCTTCAATACCTTAATATGGATTTAACCAAGAAGTTAACTTTTGAAGATAAGTTCTTTGATATTGTCGTGGCGAATATGTCACTGATGGATATTCCTGAAATCGAATTGTTTATTTTTGAAGTATCACGGGTGTTGAAAAAGCCTGGCATTTTTGTTTTCTCAATAACACATCCATGCTTCTTTTTGAGTGATTGGGAAGAGGATGAAAACAAAACAAAAATGTATAAAAAAATTGAGAACTACCTGGATGAAAGAGTAGAAGAACTAAACTTTTGGGGCAAAACGCTACACTATCATAGACCTTTATCAAAATATATGGCTGCTATTGAAAGAGCTAAGATGTGCGTAAACTCATTTAGAGAACCGGTTCCTTCAAAGGAATTAATAGATTTATACCCGGAACAGGAGTATCATTACAGAATTCCGTCATTTTTAGTAATCAGGGCAAAGTCAATTTAA
- a CDS encoding GrpB family protein, which yields MDAKMKGIVRVIPYNPEWKTEFLKIKAMIVDCAGDLIIGVEHVGSTAVEGLASKPVIDIDVVIDSYDIFPAVKDRLSEIGFEHEGNLGVEGREAFKRTSIDDFMPYHLYVCPKDGKGYLEHISFRDYLRDHPEAVKAYGELKMRLAEQFRTDITAYVNAKREFVQNVLKKINSLE from the coding sequence ATGGATGCAAAAATGAAAGGCATCGTAAGAGTTATACCATATAATCCTGAGTGGAAAACCGAGTTTTTGAAAATAAAAGCAATGATTGTTGATTGTGCTGGTGACCTTATAATTGGTGTTGAGCATGTAGGAAGCACAGCAGTTGAAGGTCTTGCTTCAAAACCCGTTATTGATATTGACGTAGTTATTGATTCGTACGACATTTTTCCAGCTGTAAAAGACAGGCTTTCTGAAATTGGATTTGAACACGAAGGAAATCTGGGTGTTGAAGGTAGAGAAGCTTTTAAAAGAACCTCTATAGATGACTTTATGCCCTACCACCTTTATGTATGTCCGAAGGATGGCAAAGGTTATCTTGAGCATATTTCTTTTCGTGATTATTTAAGGGATCATCCGGAAGCTGTGAAAGCTTATGGAGAACTCAAAATGAGATTAGCTGAACAGTTCAGGACTGATATTACGGCTTATGTAAACGCTAAGCGCGAATTTGTACAAAATGTTCTTAAAAAAATTAATAGTCTCGAATAA
- a CDS encoding cupin domain-containing protein, producing the protein MKDFPEFMKNKSNHISSKEQNTEDIDGYFYEGADGSQMAFWTCYSDRFSKKHTHEFDEYMVCVSGQYTAVLNDEEFVLNPGDELFISKGTEQWGKCIAGTRTIHAFGGKRIRRVEK; encoded by the coding sequence GTGAAAGATTTTCCGGAGTTCATGAAAAATAAAAGCAATCACATCAGCAGTAAAGAGCAAAACACCGAAGACATTGACGGCTATTTTTACGAAGGAGCAGACGGTAGCCAGATGGCGTTCTGGACATGTTATTCTGACAGGTTTTCCAAAAAGCATACTCATGAGTTTGATGAGTACATGGTTTGCGTTAGCGGGCAATATACAGCAGTGTTAAATGACGAGGAATTTGTTCTAAATCCGGGGGACGAATTATTCATTTCGAAAGGGACAGAACAGTGGGGAAAGTGTATTGCCGGGACAAGAACTATTCATGCGTTTGGGGGAAAAAGGATTCGTAGGGTTGAAAAATGA
- a CDS encoding DUF3800 domain-containing protein, with product MFIDESGDLGKQSNYFILAALTVKDPLPLDRVIKNIRRNKFKKQLKNASEIKANRSSPELIKFMLKQLNTIPDAKVCYIVLKKERCYSSYLLSDKHKLYNFVAGKLAEHTILEDVDLLVRIDKSKGKQILRDDFNNYVEKKINEKSTLRKIEIYHSYSHAWAGLQFADVLAWSKFQKVEHKNEEFIDLLEIKKEVHPVWY from the coding sequence ATGTTTATTGATGAAAGTGGTGACTTAGGTAAGCAGTCAAATTACTTTATTTTAGCAGCTTTGACTGTAAAAGATCCGCTTCCTTTAGATCGTGTTATAAAAAATATAAGAAGAAATAAATTTAAAAAGCAATTAAAAAATGCAAGTGAAATTAAAGCAAATAGATCTAGTCCTGAATTAATTAAATTTATGTTAAAACAACTGAATACTATTCCTGACGCAAAAGTTTGTTATATTGTTTTAAAAAAAGAAAGATGTTATAGTTCGTATTTATTAAGTGACAAACATAAACTTTACAACTTTGTTGCTGGTAAACTCGCAGAGCATACTATCTTAGAGGATGTAGATCTTTTAGTAAGAATAGATAAGTCCAAAGGAAAACAAATTCTAAGAGATGATTTTAACAACTATGTTGAAAAGAAAATTAATGAAAAATCTACATTAAGAAAAATAGAAATATATCACAGTTATTCACATGCTTGGGCTGGACTTCAATTCGCAGATGTACTTGCATGGTCTAAATTTCAAAAAGTCGAGCATAAAAACGAAGAGTTCATAGACTTGCTGGAAATAAAGAAAGAAGTGCATCCCGTTTGGTATTAA